The following coding sequences lie in one Euhalothece natronophila Z-M001 genomic window:
- a CDS encoding late competence development ComFB family protein produces the protein MSENQSLNYRHLFLKLNKYAQTQFTGRLNIKIDNTAYWGIYFNSGSIIWAKGGIHPVRRWLRQLEICGCEIAIPQGMTTKELLSSSHECWDYFALAIFTHDKQITPDQAQSIVQGTIIEILFDIVYSLAQLPSNNISQVQMFKKQEASPCRKDLLLRTATCSAEEAQKQTFQLWQKWVISGFTKYSPNLGIIVNQEELQAKKLYSLANYLSAIEKDEKTLRDLAIENEKPVLSIMRTLHRYLNQGLISFKEVPDLWQSVQKAQTEPLSWNQSQLNSKTSDYHTSHETLGEVSQFQSSSPRTLSTPLSGWRKHVGRQSQPEEEGIKINVMEKLVAEETNRQMKAYPPSITKDVRKLDVITFALNQVPPLYASSEEGIAYQTQIAKDTHEKDIKMAVQQAIATVRRNPFRNTTPIQSKEQNSH, from the coding sequence ATGAGTGAGAATCAATCCCTAAACTACCGCCATTTATTTCTAAAACTGAATAAGTATGCCCAAACTCAATTTACAGGACGGTTAAACATTAAAATTGATAATACTGCCTATTGGGGAATTTATTTCAACAGTGGCTCAATTATTTGGGCAAAGGGCGGAATTCACCCGGTGCGACGTTGGCTTCGACAACTAGAAATCTGTGGTTGTGAAATTGCAATTCCTCAAGGAATGACCACAAAAGAATTATTATCATCTTCCCACGAGTGTTGGGATTATTTTGCTCTTGCTATTTTTACGCACGACAAACAGATCACACCTGATCAAGCTCAAAGTATTGTTCAAGGTACTATCATAGAAATTCTCTTTGATATTGTGTACAGTCTTGCTCAACTACCATCTAATAACATCAGTCAAGTCCAAATGTTCAAAAAACAGGAGGCAAGTCCTTGTCGGAAGGATCTCCTCTTACGGACTGCCACTTGTTCAGCAGAAGAAGCTCAAAAACAGACATTTCAATTATGGCAAAAGTGGGTAATCTCAGGGTTTACTAAATACTCCCCCAATTTAGGAATTATCGTGAATCAAGAAGAATTACAAGCTAAAAAACTGTATTCTTTAGCCAACTACCTTTCTGCAATTGAGAAAGACGAAAAAACTCTGCGGGATCTCGCCATTGAAAATGAAAAACCTGTTCTCAGTATCATGCGTACCCTCCACCGCTACTTGAACCAAGGATTGATTTCATTTAAAGAAGTTCCTGACTTGTGGCAATCAGTACAAAAAGCCCAAACAGAACCCTTATCTTGGAATCAAAGTCAATTGAATAGCAAAACCTCTGACTACCATACGAGTCATGAAACTTTAGGAGAAGTTAGTCAATTTCAGTCTTCTTCTCCTCGAACTCTAAGCACTCCCCTTTCAGGATGGCGTAAACACGTTGGCAGACAATCCCAACCTGAAGAAGAAGGAATTAAAATTAACGTTATGGAAAAATTAGTAGCAGAGGAAACCAATCGCCAGATGAAAGCCTATCCTCCTAGCATTACCAAGGATGTGCGAAAACTGGATGTGATTACTTTTGCTTTAAATCAAGTTCCGCCCTTATACGCATCAAGTGAAGAAGGAATTGCCTATCAAACCCAAATTGCTAAAGATACCCATGAAAAGGATATCAAAATGGCAGTTCAACAGGCAATTGCTACTGTTAGACGGAATCCATTTCGGAATACAACCCCCATTCAATCAAAGGAGCAAAACTCTCATTGA